In a single window of the Subtercola sp. PAMC28395 genome:
- a CDS encoding MFS transporter — protein sequence MSHTIQATGAGSGHPASSRRPNSTLIVIYLSLGGLSFAVLQSLVAPALATIGKDLSVTTSDASWILTAYLLSAAVLTPILGRLGDMVGKRKVLIIVLSLLLVGTVLAALAPNLGVLIIARALQGAAGAIMPLSIGVVRDELPKERVGVTIGLLSAIFGIGAGVGIVAAGPIVENLSWQWLFWLPAILVVIALIGVIFGMPESPVKTPGRLDILGAGILGVSLVSLLLAISEGENWGWDSFGTVGLLALGAIALVVFVLVELRTKEPLIDMRLMKVRGVWTAHVVALIFGFAMFGTFVLVPTLLQLPSATGYGFGDTVSEAGLFLLPTVIMMVIFGPVAGILVRKVGPKPPMLLGSIFVTAAFILPAIDHSQIWQIVVSGLLTGAGIGLALASTSNAIIESVPATQTGEAISVNTISRTIGSSIGTAVIAALISSHSTPQGLPLNDAFTIGFWVCAGVAVLAILGALAAPSMRQRRKQAEALGVEDLPDEADELHLLHTGRAEDAR from the coding sequence ATGTCGCACACGATCCAGGCCACCGGAGCAGGGTCGGGTCACCCGGCTTCGAGTCGTCGCCCCAATTCGACGCTCATCGTCATCTACCTCTCGCTCGGTGGGCTCTCATTCGCCGTGCTGCAGTCACTGGTCGCCCCGGCGCTCGCGACGATCGGTAAAGACCTCAGTGTCACTACGAGCGATGCGTCATGGATCCTGACCGCCTACCTTCTCTCTGCAGCGGTGCTGACCCCGATTCTCGGCCGTCTGGGCGACATGGTCGGCAAGCGCAAGGTGCTGATCATTGTGCTCTCGCTCCTGCTGGTCGGCACCGTACTGGCGGCCCTCGCTCCGAACCTCGGAGTCCTGATCATCGCGCGAGCTCTGCAGGGCGCTGCCGGCGCAATCATGCCGCTCTCCATCGGTGTTGTGCGTGACGAGCTTCCGAAAGAGCGGGTCGGTGTCACCATCGGCCTCCTTTCAGCGATCTTCGGTATCGGCGCCGGAGTTGGAATCGTCGCGGCGGGCCCGATCGTCGAGAACCTGTCGTGGCAGTGGCTGTTCTGGCTGCCCGCAATCCTCGTCGTGATCGCCCTGATCGGCGTCATCTTCGGCATGCCGGAGTCCCCGGTGAAGACCCCTGGGCGGCTCGACATTCTCGGTGCGGGCATCCTCGGCGTCTCGCTTGTGTCGCTGCTGCTGGCGATCAGCGAGGGCGAGAATTGGGGATGGGATTCGTTCGGCACAGTCGGTCTGCTCGCCCTGGGTGCGATCGCGCTGGTTGTCTTCGTGTTGGTCGAACTGCGTACGAAAGAGCCTCTCATCGACATGCGCCTGATGAAGGTTCGCGGGGTCTGGACGGCACACGTCGTCGCCCTCATCTTCGGTTTCGCTATGTTCGGCACCTTCGTGCTGGTGCCGACGCTGCTCCAGCTCCCGAGCGCGACGGGTTACGGGTTCGGCGACACGGTATCTGAGGCAGGCCTGTTCCTGCTGCCGACGGTGATCATGATGGTGATCTTCGGCCCGGTTGCGGGAATCCTCGTGCGAAAGGTCGGCCCGAAACCGCCCATGCTGCTCGGTTCGATCTTCGTGACGGCGGCCTTCATTCTGCCGGCAATCGATCACAGCCAGATCTGGCAGATCGTGGTGTCTGGCCTTCTGACCGGTGCCGGCATCGGTCTAGCACTCGCCTCGACCTCCAACGCGATCATCGAGAGTGTGCCTGCGACCCAGACCGGTGAGGCGATCAGCGTCAACACCATCTCGCGAACGATCGGCAGCAGCATCGGCACCGCCGTGATCGCAGCCCTGATCTCTTCGCACAGCACGCCCCAGGGGTTACCGCTGAACGACGCGTTCACGATCGGGTTCTGGGTCTGCGCCGGCGTTGCGGTGCTGGCCATCCTGGGTGCGCTCGCTGCGCCGTCCATGCGCCAGCGACGCAAACAGGCCGAAGCGCTGGGTGTGGAGGACCTGCCGGACGAGGCCGACGAGTTGCACCTGCTGCACACGGGCCGAGCTGAGGATGCCCGCTAG
- a CDS encoding serine/threonine-protein kinase, whose product MSDAETGWTGKTLAGRYTLVRRIGAGGFSTVYEALDTQLGRKVAVKLFNPGEARDDSRRRGEVDVLARLNHPNLVTMYDAHLATGDSTLPSFLVMELVEGLDLRSALDRGPLAGPLSGPYSGELVAQLSSDVAEGLSAMHALGIVHRDLKPANILLAPTGLPTPTHRAKLADFGIAYLVGADRMTTVGTVVGTAAYLSPEQAAGATPGPETDVYALGLVILECLTGRREYPGTVVEALSARAFRDPVVGEGIPASWISLLTQMTARDPDARPSALDVAVRARGIAADLAGWQRVAAAGTGAGAGAIDAATAAMLTPTVRMPNELLPRASSTVPNTVANTISNTAATQRLSGATELLTQDPPAPQGRRRAPLVAAAVLVLLGGAIWAGTGLAGSNASSVSDPAQTGISVPATTPTPAPETPVHSAAATNSPAPVEQTAAPVDSTTPADGGTSGNNGNGNGNSGNSNGKDKGKGKG is encoded by the coding sequence ATGTCAGACGCCGAAACGGGGTGGACAGGCAAGACCCTCGCCGGCCGATACACCCTTGTCCGTCGCATCGGCGCCGGTGGGTTCTCGACCGTGTACGAAGCGCTCGACACCCAGCTGGGTCGCAAGGTTGCCGTCAAACTCTTCAACCCGGGTGAAGCACGCGATGACAGCAGGAGGCGCGGTGAAGTCGACGTGCTCGCACGCCTGAATCACCCCAACCTGGTCACCATGTACGACGCACATCTCGCAACAGGCGATTCAACGCTCCCCAGCTTTCTCGTGATGGAGCTCGTCGAAGGGCTCGACCTGCGCTCCGCCCTTGATCGCGGTCCGCTGGCCGGGCCGCTGTCTGGACCGTACTCTGGAGAACTCGTCGCACAGCTCTCCAGCGATGTTGCCGAAGGCCTCTCTGCGATGCACGCGCTCGGCATCGTGCATCGCGACCTGAAACCGGCGAACATCCTGCTGGCACCGACCGGGTTGCCAACTCCTACGCACCGGGCGAAGCTTGCCGACTTCGGCATCGCGTACCTCGTCGGCGCCGATCGCATGACCACCGTTGGTACCGTCGTCGGCACGGCCGCGTATCTCAGCCCGGAACAGGCGGCCGGGGCGACGCCGGGCCCCGAAACCGACGTCTATGCACTCGGGCTCGTCATTCTCGAATGTCTCACCGGCAGACGGGAATACCCGGGCACCGTCGTTGAAGCACTCAGCGCCCGCGCGTTCCGTGACCCCGTTGTCGGCGAGGGCATCCCGGCCAGCTGGATCTCGTTGCTCACCCAGATGACCGCACGCGATCCGGATGCCCGGCCCAGCGCCCTCGACGTGGCCGTGCGAGCACGGGGTATTGCTGCAGACCTGGCCGGGTGGCAGCGCGTCGCCGCCGCTGGAACTGGCGCAGGAGCGGGAGCGATCGATGCCGCCACCGCGGCGATGCTGACGCCCACGGTCAGAATGCCGAACGAGCTTCTGCCCCGAGCGTCGAGCACAGTGCCGAACACGGTAGCGAACACCATCTCGAACACCGCGGCGACACAGAGACTCTCTGGGGCGACTGAACTCCTCACCCAGGACCCGCCCGCTCCACAGGGCAGACGCCGCGCCCCCCTCGTTGCCGCCGCCGTGCTCGTGCTGCTCGGCGGCGCGATCTGGGCTGGCACCGGTCTCGCCGGCTCGAACGCATCCTCGGTGTCTGACCCGGCGCAGACCGGCATTTCCGTTCCCGCGACTACACCGACGCCGGCACCTGAAACGCCTGTACACTCCGCGGCAGCGACCAACTCGCCGGCACCCGTCGAACAGACCGCGGCACCGGTCGACTCGACAACTCCCGCCGATGGTGGAACGTCGGGCAACAACGGGAACGGGAACGGGAACAGCGGCAACAGTAACGGGAAGGACAAGGGTAAAGGGAAGGGCTAG
- a CDS encoding DUF6458 family protein has translation MSLGSGIVLFVIGAILAFAVDVQVSWIDLHLVGYILMAAGVLGIILGIVFMTRRRQTTMTTRSAVDPVSGEQVSRRTIDRDDPLV, from the coding sequence ATGAGTCTCGGATCAGGAATCGTACTCTTCGTCATCGGGGCAATACTGGCATTCGCTGTGGACGTGCAGGTCTCGTGGATCGACCTGCACCTGGTGGGCTACATTCTCATGGCGGCCGGAGTACTCGGGATCATCCTGGGTATCGTGTTCATGACCCGCCGCCGCCAGACCACCATGACAACACGCTCGGCGGTCGACCCCGTCAGCGGCGAGCAGGTCTCGCGCCGCACCATCGACCGCGACGACCCGCTGGTCTGA
- a CDS encoding ParA family protein, with translation MKIVAVYSTKGGVGKTTAAVNLAWAASEDFRVLLWDLDPQGAATFLLEVKPKLKGGVEGLVGGKVTAKSAIKATAFDHLDVLPADASYRDLDLVLDHAKGSTSRIARILETVTRDYDVVILDCPPGASLVASNAVNAADLVVVPVVPSPLSLRSLEQVTDFVSGSASTAPVLGFLSMVDRRKTLHREAVRDLPRDRGVIVNVIVPASVVIERMGTERSPVGIYAPRTESANAFSELWVRVQSTVKATSKSKPRRRKR, from the coding sequence ATGAAGATCGTCGCGGTGTACAGCACCAAGGGCGGAGTCGGCAAGACGACTGCGGCAGTGAACCTCGCCTGGGCTGCGTCAGAAGACTTCCGCGTGTTGCTCTGGGATCTCGACCCCCAGGGTGCCGCCACATTCCTCCTCGAGGTCAAGCCGAAACTCAAGGGCGGCGTCGAGGGGCTCGTCGGTGGCAAGGTGACGGCGAAGAGCGCCATCAAGGCGACAGCGTTCGACCATCTCGACGTGCTTCCGGCCGATGCCAGCTACCGTGACCTCGACCTTGTGCTCGACCACGCCAAGGGCTCGACCAGTCGCATCGCGCGAATTCTGGAGACGGTCACGCGCGACTACGACGTCGTCATTCTCGACTGCCCGCCTGGAGCATCACTGGTCGCGTCGAACGCCGTGAATGCAGCAGACCTCGTCGTCGTGCCGGTGGTGCCGTCTCCGCTCTCATTGCGCTCACTGGAACAGGTCACGGATTTTGTGTCGGGATCCGCCAGCACTGCACCCGTGCTCGGGTTTCTCTCGATGGTCGACCGCCGGAAGACGCTTCATCGCGAAGCAGTGAGAGACCTGCCGCGCGATCGGGGTGTGATCGTCAACGTGATCGTGCCGGCGAGCGTGGTGATCGAACGGATGGGAACCGAGCGTTCACCCGTCGGCATCTACGCACCGCGAACTGAATCTGCAAACGCCTTCAGCGAGCTCTGGGTGAGGGTGCAGTCCACCGTCAAAGCCACAAGCAAGTCGAAACCGCGTAGACGCAAGCGCTGA
- a CDS encoding YchJ family protein translates to MTANPSLAWPILADTDRCPCLSGLPYGECCAPAHAGTQPSVTAERLMRSRYSAFVLGDEPYLLATWHSSTRPVTLGLDPAQRFYRLDILSKAGGGMLDRSGTVEFVARFRLDGRAGRLHETSRFVSEGGRWFYVDGDLYSDS, encoded by the coding sequence ATGACCGCCAACCCGTCCCTTGCCTGGCCTATCCTTGCCGACACCGACCGGTGCCCCTGCCTCAGCGGCTTGCCGTACGGCGAATGCTGTGCGCCCGCCCACGCCGGCACCCAACCGTCGGTTACTGCAGAACGGCTCATGCGGTCGAGATACTCTGCGTTCGTTCTGGGCGACGAACCCTACCTGCTGGCCACCTGGCACAGTTCAACCCGCCCGGTGACGCTCGGCCTCGACCCCGCACAGCGCTTCTACCGGCTCGACATTCTCTCGAAGGCCGGCGGTGGGATGCTCGACCGCTCGGGCACGGTCGAGTTCGTCGCCCGGTTCAGACTCGACGGTCGCGCCGGGCGACTCCACGAGACAAGTCGTTTCGTCTCCGAGGGCGGCCGCTGGTTCTACGTCGACGGAGATCTGTACAGCGATTCCTGA